The DNA window CCTTTGCCGACGCCGAAGACGGTGGAGACATCCGCCGACAAAGCCGAGACCTATACGCCGCCCGCGCCGCCGGTGCAGGCCGCGCCCATAGGCCCGGTGAAACCGGTGGAGCCGGCACCGCCACAACCGCCGGCTCCGGCGCCGGTGGCCGCCGCACCGAAGCAGATCAGCACCGAAGGCATTCCGACCGATTATGTGAACCAGGTCTACGCCCGTATCAACAGCAACACCGATTATCCGCGCGAGGCGAAGATGCGCCGCCAGCAGGGCAAGGTCGCTTACCGCCTGACCCTCAACCCGCAGGGCGCGCTGATCTCCTTCGATATCCAGTCGTCCGGCGTGGAAGCGCTGGACGAGGCGGCGCGCGACGCGATTCGGCGCGCGGCGCCATTCCCCCGGTTGCCCGATCTGGGTGGCAGCACGTATCTGCTGGCCGGGAACATCGTCTTCAAAATTAACTAGTCAAGGAAAACGCCATGAGTGCTACCCAAGTTGTCGCCCAGTCTGTTGCTCATCTGTCGCCGTTGCAGCTGTTCGAACAGGCAGACTTTATCGTTAAATCCATCATGGTGGTGCTGGTGCTGGCGTCGCTCGCCAGCTGGGGCGTCATCATCGACAAGCTGCTGCGCTTTTCGCGTCTGCGCCGCAATGCCATCGCCTGGACCGGCGCATTGGCCGGACAGCGCTCGCTAACACGGCTGGCGCAGGAGCTCAAACAGAATACGCAGGACCCGTTCGCCCGCATCTATCACGCCATCGTCGACGAGTGGAACACCAGCCATCGCCAGCATCTGCATGTCGATGCGGCGGGACGCGACAGCCTGAAGGAGCGCATCAACCGCGTGGGGCAGATCAGCAGCAACGTCGAGGTGGAGGAGCTGCAAAAGGGCTTGTCGATACTGGCGACAGTCGGTTCGGTCGCGCCTTTCGTCGGCCTGTTCGGCACCGTCTGGGGCATCATGAACGCGTTCCAGGGCATCGCCGCCAGTAACAGCACCAGCCTGGCCGTGGTGGCGCCGGGGATCGCCGAGGCCTTGTTCGCCACCGCGCTAGGCCTGGTGGCCGCGATTCCCGCCGTCGTCGCCTACAACCGCGCATCCGGTGACTTGAACAGTTACGCCGCACGCCTTTCCACCCTGGTCGGACTGGTGGAGGTGCAGCTGTCGCGCCAACTGGAAGCGGGGGAGGCACTGGTGGAGACTATCGACGCGGCGCCGGCCAAGGCTGACCGCGCCGCGCGCAACGTCACGCCGCTGGCGGCGCAGGGAGCCTGATATGGGCGTCCGTTTATCCTCAGGCCCGGCCCACCGCCCTG is part of the Oxalobacteraceae bacterium OTU3CAMAD1 genome and encodes:
- a CDS encoding TonB family protein, with product MNQVYARINSNTDYPREAKMRRQQGKVAYRLTLNPQGALISFDIQSSGVEALDEAARDAIRRAAPFPRLPDLGGSTYLLAGNIVFKIN
- the tolQ gene encoding protein TolQ, translated to MSATQVVAQSVAHLSPLQLFEQADFIVKSIMVVLVLASLASWGVIIDKLLRFSRLRRNAIAWTGALAGQRSLTRLAQELKQNTQDPFARIYHAIVDEWNTSHRQHLHVDAAGRDSLKERINRVGQISSNVEVEELQKGLSILATVGSVAPFVGLFGTVWGIMNAFQGIAASNSTSLAVVAPGIAEALFATALGLVAAIPAVVAYNRASGDLNSYAARLSTLVGLVEVQLSRQLEAGEALVETIDAAPAKADRAARNVTPLAAQGA